One stretch of Pontiella desulfatans DNA includes these proteins:
- the tnpC gene encoding IS66 family transposase, whose protein sequence is MEFNRENFDKLLAQNTDQQVEIRLLHEKVRYLMNKIFGRSSEKLTPDQMELAFEELREMQDALDEAEEKLEELDEKKESRRGKRKPLKERIPEDLPTERVVIVPDEVQADPQSYKKIGEETVEELDVTPTQYFRRIIVREKYIKVDDRNVAPLIAPAPKRLIPNSYASAGLIRSIILNKYCDHLPLYRQEMTLKYRHDIEISRKTMGNWMYLVADWLTLIYEALRNEIRQSGYMQIDETFIKYQDTEKDHCPNGYLWAYHSPGAGVLFEWFPSRAAECLDPMLTDYEGYIQTDGYAAYPAWLNRPEHQKEKETIIHAACWAHTRRNFVEVPDNSNARKVVKLIAKLYRTETELRNNPELERAAYRRKHAAPVLDKIKTILDKEQARQLPKSNFGKAITYALDRWEALNLYLEHGTFEIDNNLVENAIRPTALGKKNFLFFGSPNSGQTSAVIYSLVETCRKLGLNPAEYLKDLLDALPTMQQSEAANWTPARWSTARTQTA, encoded by the coding sequence ATGGAATTCAACCGGGAAAATTTTGATAAGCTGCTTGCGCAAAACACCGATCAGCAGGTTGAAATACGCCTTCTGCATGAGAAGGTCCGTTATCTGATGAATAAGATATTCGGGCGCAGCAGTGAAAAACTGACCCCGGACCAGATGGAACTGGCGTTTGAAGAGCTTCGCGAGATGCAGGATGCTCTCGACGAAGCCGAAGAAAAACTCGAAGAGCTCGACGAAAAAAAGGAATCCCGGCGCGGTAAGCGCAAACCGCTTAAAGAGCGTATCCCTGAAGATCTCCCGACCGAGCGCGTCGTTATCGTTCCGGATGAAGTGCAGGCGGATCCGCAGAGCTATAAAAAGATTGGCGAGGAAACCGTTGAGGAACTCGACGTTACGCCGACTCAATACTTCCGCCGCATCATCGTCCGCGAAAAATATATCAAAGTAGATGACCGCAACGTCGCACCGCTCATTGCTCCTGCCCCGAAGCGGCTGATCCCGAACAGCTATGCTTCCGCCGGACTGATCCGGAGCATCATTCTGAACAAATACTGTGACCATCTTCCGCTTTACCGGCAGGAGATGACGCTGAAATACCGCCACGATATTGAAATCAGCCGCAAAACCATGGGCAACTGGATGTATCTGGTCGCCGATTGGCTGACTCTGATTTATGAAGCGCTCCGCAATGAAATCCGGCAAAGCGGATACATGCAGATCGATGAAACATTCATAAAATACCAGGACACGGAAAAGGACCATTGTCCCAATGGATACCTATGGGCCTATCACAGTCCCGGGGCCGGCGTGCTGTTTGAATGGTTCCCGAGCCGGGCCGCCGAATGCCTGGATCCGATGCTCACCGATTATGAAGGATATATTCAGACCGATGGGTATGCCGCCTATCCGGCGTGGCTGAACCGTCCGGAACATCAAAAAGAAAAAGAGACCATCATTCACGCCGCCTGCTGGGCGCATACCCGTCGGAACTTCGTGGAAGTGCCTGACAACTCGAACGCCCGGAAAGTCGTAAAGCTGATCGCCAAACTCTACCGCACTGAAACAGAACTTCGAAACAATCCTGAACTTGAACGCGCGGCCTACCGCCGGAAACATGCGGCTCCGGTTCTGGATAAAATTAAAACGATCCTCGATAAAGAACAGGCGCGCCAGTTGCCAAAGAGCAACTTTGGAAAAGCCATAACCTATGCGCTTGATCGCTGGGAAGCGCTTAATCTTTACCTCGAACACGGAACATTCGAAATCGACAACAACCTGGTCGAGAACGCCATTCGTCCGACCGCGCTGGGCAAAAAGAACTTCCTGTTCTTCGGCAGCCCGAACTCCGGGCAGACCAGTGCCGTCATCTACAGCCTGGTGGAAACCTGCCGTAAACTCGGCCTTAACCCCGCCGAGTATCTCAAAGACCTACTCGACGCCCTGCCGACCATGCAACAGTCCGAAGCTGCGAACTGGACACCTGCCCGCTGGTCCACCGCTCGCACTCAAACGGCATAG
- the tnpA gene encoding IS66 family insertion sequence element accessory protein TnpA encodes MNENNGSGRASYTDEERRELIKEYHASESTQAAFCREWNINPKTLARWLRAERQENEVSFCEVELKQDPPVTDELRIDLPNGVKVMLNIGSADELGRVLREAAGCLD; translated from the coding sequence ATGAATGAAAACAATGGGTCGGGGCGGGCTTCGTATACGGATGAAGAACGCCGGGAGTTGATCAAGGAATACCACGCATCGGAATCCACGCAGGCGGCGTTCTGCCGGGAGTGGAATATTAATCCGAAGACGCTCGCCAGATGGCTGCGGGCTGAACGACAGGAGAATGAGGTTTCTTTCTGTGAGGTAGAGCTTAAGCAGGATCCTCCTGTGACTGATGAGCTGAGGATCGATTTGCCAAACGGTGTCAAGGTGATGCTGAACATTGGATCAGCGGATGAGTTAGGCCGTGTTCTGCGGGAGGCGGCCGGATGTTTGGATTAA
- the tnpB gene encoding IS66 family insertion sequence element accessory protein TnpB (TnpB, as the term is used for proteins encoded by IS66 family insertion elements, is considered an accessory protein, since TnpC, encoded by a neighboring gene, is a DDE family transposase.) gives MFGLNNSIKVLLAVEPVDLRKSFNGLHGVVLDRLKEDPCSGALFVFTNRRRNRIKTLYWDGTGMWVAIKRLEQGCFTWPEGVGVNEKLQLAPEALALLLDGVDLKQGSFKPWYQR, from the coding sequence ATGTTTGGATTAAATAATTCTATCAAGGTTCTTCTGGCCGTGGAGCCGGTGGATCTGCGAAAAAGCTTTAACGGATTACACGGAGTCGTTCTTGACCGGTTAAAAGAGGATCCGTGCTCGGGAGCGCTTTTCGTCTTTACCAACCGTCGCCGGAACCGGATCAAGACACTGTATTGGGACGGCACCGGCATGTGGGTGGCGATCAAGCGGCTTGAGCAAGGATGCTTCACCTGGCCGGAGGGGGTGGGTGTGAATGAAAAACTTCAACTCGCGCCTGAAGCACTGGCTCTTCTGCTTGACGGGGTGGACCTGAAGCAGGGCTCGTTTAAACCCTGGTATCAACGCTGA
- the tnpC gene encoding IS66 family transposase — MDFNRENFDKLLAQNTDQQVEIRLLHEKVRYLMNKMFGRSSEKMTPDQMELAFEELREVQDALDEATEKLEGLDRKEESRRGKRKPLKERIPDDLPTERVVIIPDEVKAQPEQYKKIGEETLEELDVTPAQYFRRIIIREKYIKVDDRSAAPVIAPAPKRLIPNSYASAGLIRHIILSKYCDHMPLYRQEMTLKYRHDIEVSRKTMGNWMYLIADWLTLIYEALRTEIRQSGYMQIDETFIKYQDPKKDYCPNGYLWAYRSPAAGVLFEWFPSRAAECLDPMLGGYEGYIQTDGYAAYPSWLNRPEHQTENAAIIHAACWAHTRRNFVEVSGNSNSRKVVKLIAKLYRIETQLRDNPELDRMSHRQEHAVPVLERIKEILDREQARQLPKSSFGKAINYALDRWPELNLYLDHGTLEIDNNGVENAIRPTAIGKKNFLFFGSPNSGQTSAVIYSLVETCRKLGINPSAYLKELFDALPDMNQSEAVEWTPSRWSTAQS; from the coding sequence ATGGATTTCAACCGGGAAAATTTTGATAAGCTGCTTGCGCAAAACACCGATCAGCAGGTTGAAATCCGCCTTCTTCACGAGAAGGTCCGGTATCTGATGAATAAGATGTTCGGGCGCAGTTCGGAAAAGATGACTCCGGACCAGATGGAACTGGCGTTTGAAGAACTTCGCGAGGTACAGGATGCGCTCGACGAAGCTACGGAAAAACTCGAAGGCCTTGACAGGAAAGAAGAGTCCCGGCGCGGTAAGCGCAAGCCGCTTAAAGAGCGTATTCCTGATGATCTCCCGACCGAGCGCGTTGTCATCATTCCCGATGAAGTAAAAGCTCAGCCGGAACAGTATAAAAAGATCGGAGAGGAAACACTCGAAGAACTTGATGTTACACCGGCTCAGTATTTCCGCCGTATTATCATTCGCGAAAAGTATATTAAAGTGGACGATCGCAGCGCCGCACCGGTAATCGCTCCGGCTCCGAAACGGCTGATTCCGAACAGCTATGCCTCCGCCGGACTTATCCGCCATATCATTCTCAGTAAGTACTGTGATCACATGCCGCTTTACCGGCAGGAAATGACTTTAAAATACCGCCATGACATAGAAGTCAGCCGAAAAACCATGGGCAACTGGATGTATCTGATCGCCGACTGGCTGACGCTGATTTATGAAGCGCTTCGCACTGAAATACGGCAAAGCGGATATATGCAGATCGATGAAACCTTTATAAAATATCAGGATCCGAAAAAGGACTATTGTCCTAACGGATATCTGTGGGCGTATCGCAGTCCCGCAGCCGGCGTACTGTTTGAATGGTTTCCGAGCCGCGCCGCCGAATGCCTTGATCCGATGCTCGGCGGTTATGAAGGATACATCCAGACCGATGGCTACGCAGCCTATCCGTCCTGGCTGAACCGGCCGGAGCATCAAACGGAAAATGCTGCAATCATCCACGCCGCCTGCTGGGCGCATACCCGCCGGAACTTCGTTGAGGTTTCCGGCAACTCAAATTCCCGCAAGGTTGTGAAACTGATCGCAAAGCTCTACCGCATCGAAACACAGCTTCGGGATAATCCTGAGCTTGACCGGATGAGTCACCGGCAGGAACACGCCGTTCCGGTTCTGGAAAGAATAAAAGAGATCCTTGACCGCGAACAAGCCCGGCAGCTTCCGAAAAGCAGTTTTGGTAAAGCCATCAACTATGCGCTTGATCGCTGGCCGGAGCTCAATCTTTATCTCGACCACGGAACGCTCGAAATCGATAACAATGGAGTTGAAAACGCCATCCGTCCAACCGCCATCGGCAAAAAGAACTTCCTGTTTTTCGGCAGCCCGAACTCCGGGCAGACCAGCGCAGTCATCTACAGCCTTGTTGAAACCTGCCGGAAACTTGGCATCAATCCGTCCGCATACCTGAAAGAGCTGTTCGACGCCCTGCCGGACATGAACCAGAGCGAAGCGGTTGAGTGGACCCCATCTCGCTGGTCAACCGCCCAAAGTTAA